In Ancylothrix sp. D3o, the following are encoded in one genomic region:
- a CDS encoding type IV pilus twitching motility protein PilT encodes MNPVNAAAPSPQTPQNTPPAPPPKVPPPPMRTPAKPPATATTIEQMVKDAYAHKCSDIHIRVGHVPRFRLRGELLPAGEHPKTTQELFEQYLSELLTPGQRKTFAETKELDTAIFYPGLVRCRVNCFDSLNGGAIVLRLISLTIPSIDELKLPQVLKKMILAHQGLILVTGPTGSGKSTTMAAMMRYLNESETKHVVTIEDPIEYVHASQKCLISQREVGLHTHDFYTALRSVLREDPDVILIGEMRDRITIGTALQAAQTGHLVLGTLHTRSAISTINRLLNMYPPEEQEPMKVQILESLVGVIAQLLLPTTDGKRTAVHDILINTPAMKDYLMKGNEDDAFRLMATDTIEGMQIMNVALYEQVINGRITIEDALGVSPDTNDLERRMRTGGYDSSKSPRDWA; translated from the coding sequence ATGAACCCAGTAAACGCTGCTGCACCAAGTCCGCAAACACCACAAAACACCCCACCAGCACCACCACCGAAAGTACCGCCACCACCAATGAGAACGCCGGCCAAACCACCGGCAACAGCTACCACAATTGAGCAAATGGTAAAAGATGCCTATGCTCATAAATGTTCTGACATACATATTCGCGTGGGTCATGTTCCGAGATTTCGGCTTCGCGGCGAACTCTTACCAGCAGGAGAACACCCCAAAACCACGCAAGAACTTTTTGAGCAGTATCTTTCAGAACTTCTAACTCCAGGGCAAAGAAAAACCTTTGCAGAAACAAAAGAACTGGATACAGCAATTTTTTATCCGGGGTTAGTCAGATGTAGGGTCAACTGTTTTGATAGCCTTAACGGCGGGGCCATTGTCTTACGATTAATCAGCTTAACTATTCCCTCCATTGATGAGTTAAAACTGCCACAAGTCCTTAAAAAAATGATTTTGGCTCATCAAGGATTAATTCTCGTCACCGGCCCGACAGGTTCCGGTAAATCAACAACAATGGCAGCAATGATGCGCTACTTAAACGAAAGCGAAACCAAGCACGTTGTCACCATTGAAGACCCCATCGAATACGTCCATGCCTCGCAAAAATGTCTGATTAGTCAGCGGGAAGTAGGATTACATACGCATGATTTTTATACAGCGTTACGCTCCGTTTTGCGCGAAGATCCCGACGTTATTTTGATTGGAGAAATGCGCGACCGGATCACCATAGGAACGGCACTGCAAGCCGCACAAACCGGTCACTTAGTCTTAGGAACATTGCACACCCGCAGCGCTATTAGCACCATCAACCGGCTGTTAAATATGTATCCGCCCGAAGAACAAGAACCGATGAAGGTGCAAATTTTGGAATCGTTAGTTGGGGTGATCGCCCAATTATTATTACCAACAACCGACGGAAAACGAACCGCTGTTCACGACATTTTAATTAACACACCGGCCATGAAAGATTACCTAATGAAAGGTAATGAAGATGATGCTTTCCGCTTAATGGCAACCGATACCATTGAAGGAATGCAAATTATGAACGTTGCTCTTTATGAACAAGTCATCAATGGTCGCATTACTATCGAAGATGCTTTAGGAGTTTCCCCCGATACAAACGACCTGGAACGCCGCATGAGAACCGGCGGTTACGATTCTTCCAAATCTCCCCGTGATTGGGCTTAA
- a CDS encoding DUF58 domain-containing protein yields the protein MNLAHLLAGWLKKINNRLETRICAPAYAGWMLTALALFYFAAGTNTMAGWLYVISGVSLAILAVAATLPVRSLRSLQVRRHSVEPVSAGDCLTVEVEIENISDETKTLLEVADILPAVLSRPTKAVIESIPPQSKYLWVYYPETKRRGIYRWEEIQLRTGTPLGLFWCRRSRFAKACAVVYPTVLSLNICPIIDEIGRQQSAQIRSERRSQMATEGITRTLRPYRFGDPTRLIHWRSSARYGELRVRELELATGGQEIIICLDTAGVWKFDDFEQAVIAAASLFFYASRSQLQVKLWTATTGLVQCHQTALQTLAATTSQEEKTGGEPPEQPLIWLTQNRQSLNSLPTGSRWILWPQEDIQKEDKMPANYNLNGFEIQPEQPLELQLQQTLK from the coding sequence ATGAATCTGGCTCACCTGTTGGCCGGCTGGCTGAAGAAAATCAACAATCGGCTGGAAACTCGCATCTGTGCCCCCGCCTATGCAGGGTGGATGTTAACTGCTTTGGCATTGTTTTATTTTGCTGCCGGCACAAACACGATGGCGGGATGGCTTTATGTTATCAGTGGCGTTAGTTTGGCGATTTTAGCAGTGGCGGCGACTTTGCCGGTGCGTTCGTTGCGATCTTTACAAGTGCGGCGGCATTCCGTAGAGCCGGTGAGTGCGGGAGATTGTCTGACAGTGGAGGTTGAAATTGAAAATATTTCCGATGAAACCAAAACTTTATTAGAAGTTGCAGACATTTTACCTGCGGTTTTAAGCCGGCCTACTAAAGCGGTTATCGAAAGCATTCCTCCCCAGAGTAAATATTTGTGGGTATATTACCCGGAAACGAAGCGGCGGGGTATCTATCGTTGGGAAGAAATACAATTGCGAACAGGTACGCCCTTGGGCTTATTTTGGTGCCGGCGTTCGCGTTTTGCGAAAGCGTGTGCGGTAGTTTATCCCACAGTTTTATCGTTAAATATTTGCCCAATTATTGATGAAATTGGCAGGCAACAAAGCGCTCAAATTCGCAGCGAACGCCGGTCACAAATGGCAACCGAAGGTATTACCCGCACCTTGCGACCTTATCGTTTTGGAGACCCCACTCGTTTGATACACTGGCGCAGTAGTGCGCGTTATGGAGAGTTGCGAGTCAGAGAGTTGGAATTGGCAACAGGAGGACAGGAAATTATTATTTGTTTAGATACGGCGGGAGTTTGGAAATTTGATGATTTTGAGCAAGCGGTAATTGCGGCGGCATCGTTATTTTTTTATGCCAGCCGGTCACAGTTGCAGGTTAAACTTTGGACAGCAACAACCGGCCTTGTACAATGTCACCAAACAGCTTTGCAAACTTTGGCAGCAACAACTTCTCAAGAAGAAAAAACTGGGGGAGAACCGCCGGAACAGCCGTTAATTTGGCTGACGCAAAACCGGCAAAGTCTTAATTCTTTACCAACAGGAAGCCGTTGGATTTTGTGGCCACAAGAAGATATCCAAAAAGAAGATAAAATGCCTGCCAATTACAATTTAAACGGCTTTGAAATTCAGCCAGAGCAACCGCTAGAATTACAATTGCAACAAACTTTGAAGTAA
- a CDS encoding ferredoxin-thioredoxin reductase catalytic domain-containing protein, producing MNSTETASTFSDKTLEAMRQFSQTYAQRTGTYFCSEPSVTAVVIEGLAKNKEELGSPLCPCRHYEDKQAEVAAAYWNCPCVPMRERKECHCMLFLTPDNDFAGPSQEISLETIQSVRNSM from the coding sequence ATGAACTCAACCGAAACCGCAAGCACATTCAGCGATAAAACCCTAGAGGCGATGCGGCAATTTTCCCAAACCTATGCCCAGCGCACCGGCACTTATTTTTGTTCTGAACCTTCTGTTACTGCTGTTGTGATTGAAGGTTTGGCAAAAAATAAAGAAGAACTTGGCTCACCGTTGTGTCCGTGCCGGCATTATGAAGACAAGCAAGCCGAAGTTGCTGCTGCTTATTGGAATTGCCCTTGCGTTCCCATGCGTGAGCGCAAAGAGTGCCACTGTATGCTATTTTTAACACCTGATAACGATTTTGCCGGCCCCTCTCAAGAAATTTCTCTCGAAACGATTCAATCTGTCAGAAATAGTATGTAA
- a CDS encoding DUF309 domain-containing protein, translating into MTTNEFWQGVEQFNQKDFYGCHDTLEALWIEAEESDKKFYQGVLQIAVAIYHLGNSNWRGAVILLGEGISKLRNYEPTFFEIDVEKLIDESAELLRELQQAGPENVGDFVEKMKAGELLIPYIYRF; encoded by the coding sequence ATGACGACAAATGAATTTTGGCAAGGAGTTGAGCAGTTTAATCAAAAAGATTTTTATGGCTGTCACGATACCTTAGAGGCGTTGTGGATAGAAGCAGAAGAAAGCGATAAAAAATTTTATCAAGGCGTTTTACAAATTGCTGTGGCGATTTATCATCTAGGTAATTCTAACTGGCGGGGGGCCGTGATTTTGTTGGGGGAAGGTATTAGCAAATTGCGGAACTATGAGCCGACATTTTTTGAAATCGACGTAGAAAAACTCATCGATGAAAGCGCAGAATTATTAAGAGAATTGCAGCAAGCTGGGCCCGAAAATGTGGGTGATTTTGTGGAAAAAATGAAAGCCGGAGAGTTGCTTATCCCCTATATTTACAGGTTTTAA
- a CDS encoding restriction endonuclease, translating to MENSKPKKFTYGHQFEPTKFDLGEIIEICLECEPKRNRVEEVISMRYFSEHSQQGNSQAKAASNIQKLAMNCFLSLRAYKIVEDTEVNRQYKVTELAREILAAKDKQDLVYRIFARHILTNLTGLSLLKAIEAINARGETPNLEIIGEELNAMGFSISPNAVYVSTMRSWLSLAKVFEREFEVNWDVVNDILGIDKDYIDEIYSLTPAQKHFLLSMINLSIIEFTPWNQIAKHTTSVYKVRLTSKLFVKQMIEPLVNLGLIETQKSTEGRGAKPNLVKLSEKAQVELVQPLLKTIADLAQISETELNRSFDDVLGDIDSKDKHIKGKALELLAIWMIRLTTLRFTKWRKRDAETGQGEVDVLAASDRFVYSRWQIQCKNTKKVDVDALAKEIGMTFVTGADVVMVVTTGEFTRDAYQYAYRMMEVSRYYMILLQKDDLEQIRQDKTSIINILDKKARRVFAKKELLMIDEEVDEIEEEEDTISDLALDREDFGEMSEN from the coding sequence ATGGAAAATTCAAAACCCAAAAAGTTTACCTACGGCCATCAATTTGAGCCAACTAAGTTTGATTTGGGAGAAATTATAGAAATTTGCTTGGAGTGCGAACCAAAGCGAAATAGAGTAGAAGAAGTCATTTCTATGAGATACTTTTCTGAGCATTCGCAGCAAGGAAATAGTCAAGCAAAGGCTGCTTCTAATATCCAAAAGCTGGCAATGAATTGTTTTTTATCGTTGCGAGCCTACAAAATTGTCGAGGATACTGAGGTTAACCGGCAATATAAAGTCACTGAGCTTGCTAGAGAGATTTTAGCAGCTAAAGATAAGCAAGATTTAGTGTACAGGATATTTGCGCGTCATATCTTAACCAATTTAACAGGATTAAGCCTGCTCAAAGCAATAGAGGCTATCAATGCTAGAGGCGAAACGCCGAATTTAGAGATCATTGGGGAAGAATTAAATGCGATGGGTTTTTCTATCTCCCCAAATGCGGTTTATGTCAGTACGATGCGAAGTTGGCTTTCTTTAGCGAAAGTTTTTGAAAGAGAGTTTGAAGTTAACTGGGATGTTGTTAATGATATTCTCGGCATAGATAAAGATTATATAGATGAAATTTACAGCCTAACACCGGCTCAAAAACATTTTTTATTAAGCATGATCAATCTTTCGATCATAGAGTTTACGCCTTGGAATCAAATTGCTAAACATACGACCAGCGTCTATAAGGTGAGGTTAACTTCTAAGCTTTTTGTAAAGCAGATGATTGAGCCGCTTGTAAATTTAGGATTGATTGAAACGCAAAAATCAACGGAGGGGAGAGGAGCAAAGCCTAATTTGGTTAAGCTGAGTGAAAAAGCGCAAGTAGAGTTAGTTCAACCTTTACTGAAAACGATTGCTGATTTAGCACAAATTTCTGAGACAGAACTGAATCGCAGTTTTGATGATGTTCTTGGAGATATTGACAGTAAAGATAAGCATATTAAAGGCAAAGCTTTAGAACTTTTGGCAATTTGGATGATTCGTTTAACGACTTTAAGATTTACAAAATGGAGAAAACGCGATGCGGAAACAGGTCAAGGGGAGGTTGATGTTTTAGCTGCTTCGGATAGGTTTGTTTACAGTCGGTGGCAAATTCAGTGTAAAAATACTAAGAAAGTAGATGTGGATGCTTTGGCGAAAGAAATAGGCATGACTTTTGTTACCGGCGCCGATGTGGTGATGGTAGTAACAACGGGAGAATTTACGAGAGATGCTTACCAATATGCCTATCGTATGATGGAAGTGTCTCGATATTATATGATTTTACTGCAAAAGGATGACCTTGAGCAAATTAGGCAAGATAAAACAAGTATTATTAATATTTTGGATAAGAAGGCGAGAAGAGTATTTGCCAAGAAAGAACTATTGATGATTGATGAGGAGGTTGATGAGATTGAAGAAGAAGAGGATACTATTTCTGATTTGGCGCTTGATAGAGAGGATTTTGGGGAGATGTCTGAGAATTAA
- the dcm gene encoding DNA (cytosine-5-)-methyltransferase: MRFIDLFAGIGGFRLAFEEAGFQCVFSCEINKHCREVYSNNFNEIPFGDIQELKPEEIADFDVLVAGFPCQPFSICGKKRGFEDTRGTLFFEICRIIEVKQPKVIVLENVKHLIHHDGGNTLKVILESLRDLGYNVNYKILNAKNFGLPQHRERIFIIGTKGKEFSFDNLKPKVTPKLRDFIDKSDDFEFLDKSEYTLIDSPRRQDSGLLFVGYRNKGIWKTGIRPNTEHLSRVHRQPNRIYSIDGTHPTLPSQETSGRFFIYIPEQDQVRKLSLKECYRIMGFPETFKVHSNVSESYKQIGNSICVPVAKAIAKEITINFAKT; the protein is encoded by the coding sequence ATGCGGTTTATCGATCTGTTCGCCGGCATTGGTGGTTTTAGACTGGCGTTTGAAGAGGCGGGCTTTCAATGTGTTTTTTCTTGTGAAATTAACAAACATTGTCGAGAAGTTTATAGCAATAATTTTAATGAAATTCCTTTTGGCGATATTCAAGAGTTAAAACCGGAAGAAATAGCTGATTTTGATGTGTTGGTTGCCGGTTTTCCTTGTCAGCCTTTTAGTATTTGTGGCAAAAAGCGTGGTTTTGAAGACACGCGAGGTACTCTATTTTTTGAAATTTGTCGAATTATTGAAGTTAAACAGCCTAAAGTTATTGTTTTAGAAAATGTCAAACATTTGATTCATCACGATGGCGGCAATACTTTAAAAGTTATTTTAGAGAGTCTTAGAGATTTAGGCTACAACGTCAATTATAAAATTTTGAATGCTAAAAATTTTGGCCTTCCTCAACACCGGGAAAGAATTTTTATTATTGGGACGAAAGGCAAAGAATTTAGCTTTGATAACTTGAAACCTAAAGTTACACCCAAATTAAGAGATTTTATTGATAAAAGTGATGATTTTGAGTTTTTAGATAAATCAGAATACACTTTAATTGATAGTCCGCGCCGGCAAGATTCGGGTTTATTATTTGTGGGTTATAGAAATAAAGGAATTTGGAAAACCGGCATTAGACCAAATACAGAACATTTGTCAAGAGTTCACCGGCAACCTAACCGTATTTACTCTATTGATGGCACCCATCCCACTCTCCCCTCACAAGAAACATCTGGGAGATTTTTTATCTACATTCCTGAACAAGATCAGGTGCGAAAATTAAGTTTGAAAGAATGTTACCGGATTATGGGTTTTCCTGAAACCTTTAAAGTTCATTCAAATGTTAGCGAAAGTTATAAGCAAATTGGGAATTCTATTTGTGTGCCGGTGGCTAAGGCTATTGCTAAAGAAATCACAATAAATTTTGCGAAAACATAG